The Paenibacillus mucilaginosus 3016 genome includes the window GGCTGCGAGGTCTATTACACCTCCGGCTCCCTGAAGCAGAAGGGCACGCGGCAGGACCAGCCGATCTATCACCTGATCCTGCTGGCGAAGAACCTGCAGGGCTATCAGAATCTAATGAAGCTGGTGTCGGTGGCGCACCTTGAAGGCTATCATTACAAGCCGCGCATCGACCCGGAGCACTTGCGCAAGTACAGCGAGGGCCTGATCTGCACGAGCGCCTGTCTCGGCAGCGAGGTGTCGCAGCATCTGCTGCACGGCAGGTATGACGACGCCAAGGCGGCGGCGGAGCGGTACCGGGACATCTTCGGGGAGGACTTCTTCCTGGAAGTACAGGACCACGGCCTCACCGAGCAAAAGAAAGTCAACCAGGACCTGATCCGCCTCGGCCGCGAGACCGGCATCCCGCTCGTGGCTACGAACGATGTGCATTACGTCTACGAGCCCGATCATGCGATGCAGGATATCCTGATCTGCATCGGAACGGGCAAGACGGTCGAGGACGAGGACCGTCTGCGCATTCACTCCTCCCAGCTGTTCCTGAAGAGTGCGGAGGAGATGGGGAGGCTGTTCCCGCATATCCCCGAGGCGATCGAGAACACGCTGGTCATTGCCGACCGCTGCGGGCTCGAGCTCGAATTCGGCCGCTCGATACTGCCGCAGTTCGATCCGATTCCGGAAGGGCTGACGGCGGGCGATTACCTTACGCAGCTCTGCCGTACGGGCCTGCAGGAGCGGTATGCCCCGCTTTCCGAGTGGGGGGATGAGGCTTGGCGACGCAATGTGGAGGCCCGGCTGGACTACGAGCTCGGTGTCATCGAGCGGATGGGGTACTCGGATTATTTTCTGATCGTATGGGACTTTATCCGCTTCGCCCATGAGGAAGGCATCGTTACGGGCCCGGGACGGGGATCGTCTGCGGGCAGCCTTGTGGCCTACGTTCTCAAGATTACCGACGTCGACCCGATCCGCTACAACCTGCTCTTCGAGCGGTTCCTGAATCCGGAGCGGGTGTCCATGCCCGATATCGACATCGACTTCAGCGACCTGCGCCGCGACGAGGTCATCGACTATGTCGTGCGCAAGTACGGGCGGGACCGCGTCGCTCAGATCATCACGTTCGGTACGATGGCGGCGAAGGCGGCCGTACGGGACGTGGGCCGGGCGCTGAACCTGCCGTACAACGACGTGGACAAGGCGGCGAAGCTGATTCCCGGCCAGCTCGGCATGACGCTCGAGGCGGCGCTGCGCTCCTCGCCGGAGCTCAAGGCGCTGGCCGACCGCCAGCCGAAGACGGCGGAGCTGCTGGAGATGGCGATGAAGGTGGAGGGCATGCCGCGTCACGCCTCGACGCACGCCGCAGGCGTCATCATCTCGCGGGAGCCGTTGACGCAGTATGTGCCGCTGCAGGAAGGCACCGAGCAGACCGCGCTGACCCAGTATCCGATGGAGCATCTGGAGTCGATCGGGCTGCTCAAGATGGATTTTCTCGGGCTGCGCACCCTGTCCATCATCGAGCGCTCGCTGGAGTGGATCCGCGAGCGGACGGGCCGGACCATCGACTGGAAGGGCGTATCGATGGAAGACCCGCTGACCTACGAGATGCTCGGCCGGGGAGACACGACCGGCGTCTTCCAGCTCGAGTCGCCGGGGATGCGCCGGGTGCTCAGGGAGCTCCGGCCCAGCGGGTTTGAAGACATTATCTCGGTTCTTGCGCTGTACCGTCCGGGTCCGATGGAATTCATTCCGCAGTATATCCGCTGCAAGCACGGCCAGCAGGAGGTGGAGTACCCTCATCCTGTGCTGGAAGGGATTCTGAAGGATACGTACGGCATCATCGTCTACCAGGAGCAGATCATGCAGATCGCTTCCCTGATGGCGGGCTTCTCGCTTGGCGAAGCGGACCTGCTGCGCAGGGCCGTATCGAAAAAGAAGCGGGAGGTGCTCGACGAGGAGCGCGCCCACTTCGTGGAAGGCAGCCGGGGCCAGGGTTACACCGAGGCGGAAGCGAACCGGGTGTACGATATGATCGTACGCTTCGCGGACTACGGCTTCCCGCGGGCGCATGCAACGGCTTACGGGGTGCTCGCCTTCCAGACGGCGTACCTCAAGGCGCATTACCCGGTGGACTTTATGGCTTCCATGCTGGCGGCCGTGACGGGCAGCCACCACAAGGTCGCCGAATACTCGGACGACTGCCGCAAGATGGGCATCGCCGTGCTCGGCCCGGACGTCAACGAGAGCGGCGTGCTGTTCACGCCGGTGGGGGCGCACCGTACGGCGGACGGCGCTGCTTCCGGGAAGATGGAAGCACCCGCCGATCAGGAAGGCGTCCGTCAGGAATCCGCATCCGGTCATGGGGCGATCCGCTTCGGACTGGCCGCCATCAAGAATGTGGGCACGAACGCGATCGAATCGATCATTAAGGAGCGGCGGTCGGGCCCGTACCAGAGCCTGATCGACTTCTGCCGGCGGATCGACCTGCGCGTGTGCAACAAGCGCGTGCTGGAATCGCTGATTCAGGCGGGGGCACTCGATTCGCTGCCCGGTCACCGCTCCCAGCTGCTGGCGATGCTCGAAGACGCCGTCGATGCGGCCGTCAAGTGGCGCAAGGACCGCGATGATCTGCAGCTTGTCCTCGACGGTTTCGTGGAAGAGGTGTCCTGGGAGGTGGAATATCCCGCCGTGGCGCCTTATTCCATGACCCAGAAGCTCGAGCTGGAGCGGGAGCTGCTCGGTCTGTACATCTCCGGCAGCCCGCTGGATGACTATGAGGACGTGCTCCGCAGGATGGAGCCCGATTCGCTGGCCCAGCTTCCGCAGTACCCGGACGGAAGCGAGGTCAAGGTGGCTGGGCTTGTCATGAGCAGCAAGACGATCGTGACGAAAAAGGGCCAGCCGATGGCCTTCATGGAGCTGGAGGACCGGGTCGGCAAGTCCGAGGTCGTCCTCTTCCCCGAGGTGTGGAAGCGGGCGGCCCCGGTGGTGCAGAAGGGCCGTCCCGTGCTCGTGCTGGCGAAGCTGCAGCTCGGCGACGAGGACTTCAAGCTGCTCGCCGACCAGGTGGTGGCGCTGGACGACCCGCAGCTCGAGCAGAAGGCCGCGAAGCCGGCGGGCGGCGGCTATGCCCGCGGCGGCGCCGGCCGGAGCACGCCTGCGGCCGGGCGTCCGCCGCAGGCAGCTGCGGCTGCCGGACGCACGGCGGCGCCAGCCGGCGGCCCGCCGCAGGGGGCGCGCCCCGGCAGCTCCGGCGCAGCAGCCGCGCCCCAGCGCTCCGCCGCAGGCAGCTCCGGCGCAGCAGCCGCGCCCCAGCGCCCCGCCGCGGGCAGTTCCGGCGCAGCAGCCGCGCCCCAGCGCTCCGCCGCGGGCAGCTCCGGCGCAGCAGCCGCGCCCCAGCGCTCCGCCGCAGGCACGGCTCCGCGCCAAGCGCCTGCGGCCCCGGCGTCCGGCCGCACGCCTGCTGCGCAGCCTGCGCCCCGCCCGGCGGCTCCGGCCCGCGGCCAGGCCGGCCCGGGCGGCAGCGCCCCGGCTCCGCGCACAGCGGCGGTGCAGCGCGTGTACATGCGCATCTCGCCGAAGCACGAGGAGCCGGCGGTGCTCGCCGAGCTGAAGCGGCTGATCACGGAGCACGGCGGGCCTCTGCCGGTGGTGCTCTATTACGAGAGCTCCCAGAAGACGCTCGGGCTCAGCGACCAGTATCAGGTGAAGCCTTCACCGGAGCTGTTCCACCGCATCGAAGAGCTGCTCGGCAAAGACAGCGTGAGAGTGAAGTAGTGGAAAGCTGCCGTTCACCGCGGCGGGCGGCGTTTACACAAATTTTATATAACGGATGTCTTCCCGGCTGCACGGCAAGTTTGATTTTGTGTTAACCTGAAATAAACCCTGCCTTCCCGGCATACATTTAGTAACCCGTACCAAGAAACCGGCTTAAGGATAGCCGGAGATGGCGCTGCGCGTGTTGCGAATGGAACCCGGAGGAGGCGTTTTTTATGACCAAAGACCCCATTATCGAATGCTTGGAGAAGCGTGGCGTCACCATTGACAGCATTGCCGAGATCGTTCACCAGCTCCAGCTGCCCTACAATCCGGCCTTGTCCAAGCAGGCTTGTGTGGACAGCGTCCTGACGGTTCTCCAAAAACGCGAAGTGCAGTATGTGCTCTACACGGGAATCGCGCTCGACGAGCTGGCGGAGAAGAAGCTTCTGCCGCAGCCCCTGCAGGGGCTGATGGAGACGGACGCTTCCCTGTACGGAGTGGACGAGACGCTGGCTCTTGGCATTGTTCACGTCTACGGCATGATCGGACTCACTAGCTTCGGCTATCTGGATAAGAAAAAAATCGGGATTATTCGGGAGCTCAACGACCATTCGACAGGCATACACGTCTTCCTGGACGACCTGGTCGCGGGCCTGGCCGCGGCCGCCTCAGCGCGGATCGCGCACCGTCATCAGGACGAACTCGACGGTCAGGATGAAGGGGCCTGAGGGGCCGATCCTGCCGAAAAACCGCTGATTTTCAAGGAATAGGGTCCCCCGCCGCAAGACCCCCCTCGGTTGCGGGAAAAAGTGGAGTTATGATATCATTATTCCATTATGTTCGTGATCCAGGCAGTTTCCTGCGGCGGGGGAATCTTCCGCGGCTGGGTCACCTAGATAAACGCGCCTGACCTTGAGCTTGTTGGCGAATTTCGTTTATCCCGGGGGAGGGTCTTTTTTCATGTGGACGGTTATTTATATCGCTCCAACCGCCAAAATTGCTGACAAGATCAAGCAAAGACTAACGGAAGAGGGCTTTCTTGTACAAGTACGGGCAATCAACATGACAAAAAACCAGTTCGAGATCGTCGTTCCCGAAGGTGAATTGGAAGAAGTTCAAGAGGTTCTGAACTCTATTCTGCATAGATCTTAAGGATAAGCGGTGAGTCTAGGAAAGCAGAAGCAACCGCAAGCGAGGTGTAGTCGTGCAATTTAAAGACTTGTTTCAGAAGAAAAGAAAATACGCTACCGTTCCTTCAACGGACAGGCCTGCCCAAAGCCGGGTGATCGATGGAGCCATTGACATTCCCGAGGAGCGGCCGCGGCGTGAAATCCCCGAAGGCCTCATGAACAAATGCCCCAAGTGCGGGACGATTCAGTACAACAAGGAACTCGACAAAAACCTGAAAGTCTGCACGTCTTGCGACTACCATTACAAGCTGAACGCCGTGGAACGCATTCAGATGACCATGGACGAAGGGATGTTCGTCGAGTACAATGCCGACCTGGCCTCGGAAGACCCGCTCGGCTTCCCGGATTACGGCAAGAAGTATGCCAAGGCGGTCGAATCCACCGGCATGCAGGATGCGGTGATCACCGGGGAAGGCACCATCGGGGGCTACCCGGTTGTGGTGGCCGTGATGAGTTTTGACTTCATGGGCGGATCGCTTGGCTCTGTAGTCGGCGAGAAAGTGGCCATTGCCGTGGAGAAGGCCATCGAGAAGAAGTGCCCGATGATCATCTTCTCGACATCCGGCGGCGCGCGCATGCAGGAGAGCATTCTGAGCCTCATGCAGATGGCGAAGACCTCCGCAGCCCTGGCGAAGCTCAGCGAACAGGGCGGGCTCTATGTATCGGTCATCACCGACCCGACATTCGGCGGCGTATCCGCAAGCTTCGCGATGCTTGGGGATTACATCATTGCCGAGCCGGGAGCCGCATTCGGCTTCACGGGACGCCGGGTCATCGAGCAGACGATCAAGCAGAAGCTGCCGGACAACTTCCAGACGTCGGAGTTCAACCTCCAGCACGGGCAGGTGGACATGGTGTCCCACCGCAAAGAGCTGCGGAGCACGCTGTCCCGTCTTCTTGGCATGCACACCATAAAGGAGGAAATCGTTCATGGCAAGTGAAATGCCCTTTGAGCAGCCGCTTGTGGAGCTTCGGGCCAAAATCGAAGAGCTCCGCAAGTTCAGCAGCGATAAGCAAATCGATTTCTCCGACGAGATTGCCCGTCTCGAGCAGCGTCTGCAGCAGCTGGAATCGGAGCTGTATGCCGGCATGTCCACCAAGCACAAGATGCAGGTGGCCCGTCATCCTCAGCGCCCGACGACACTGGATTACATCCAGCATCTCTTTACCGATTTCATGGAACTCCACGGAGACCGCCTGTATGGGGACGACCTCGCCATCGTAGGCGGTATTGCCCGTTTTAACGGCATTCCGGTGACGGTTGTCGGCCATCAAAAAGGGAAAGATACTAAGGATAACATTGCCAGGCATTTCGGCTGCCCGCATCCGGAGGGCTTCCGTAAAGCGCTTCGTCTCATGAAGCAGGCGGACAAGTTCCGGCGCCCGATCATCACGTTCATCGATACCAAAGGAGCGTTCCCCGGCAATGCGGCGGAGGAGCGCGGGCAGGGCGAGGCCATCGCCCGCAATCTGATGGAGATGGCGGCGATGCGCGTGCCGATTCTGTGCGTCGTCATCGGGGAAGGCGGCAGCGGCGGTGCCCTGGCCCTTGGCGTGGGCAACCGGGTGTTCATGCTGGAGAATGCGATCTACTCCGTCATTTCGCCGGAGGGCGCGGCCTCCATTCTGTATAAAGATGCATCGAAATCCATGGAAGCGGCTGAAGCCATGAAAATTACGGCGGACGAAATCTTGAAGCTCGGCGTGATCGACGGGATCATTCCGGAGCCGAAGGGCGGAGCCCACAGAGATCCGGCTGCACAGGCGGAGTCCATCAAGGACGCGCTCTGGAACGCCCTGCAGGAGCTTATGGCCATGTCGGAGCAGGAGTTAATCGAAGACCGCTACAACAAATTCAGAAATATCGGCCGGTTCACAACCATTCAGGAGGGTAACCCTAATCATGCGTAAAACGAAAATCGTCTGTACGATCGGACCAGTCAGCGAATCGCTGGAGATGTTCAAGAAACTCATCAATGCCGGGATGAACGTCGCCCGTCTCAACTTTTCCCACGGGGACTTCGAAGAGCACGGCAACCGGATCAAGAATGTCCGCCAGGCCTGCCAGGAGCTCGGCAAGAGCGTAGCGATTCTCCTCGATACCAAAGGTCCGGAGATCCGTACGGGCAAGCTGAAGGATGATCAGAAGGTTGAGCTCGTACAGGACAACCTGATCACCCTGACGACCGAAGAAATCGTAGGTGACGCAGAGCGCGTTTACATTACATACAAGGATCTGTACAAGGATGTGCGTGTAGGCTCCACGATCCTGATCGACGACGGTCTGATCGGCCTGACCGTAGAAGACATCCGCGGAACGGACATCGTCTGCCGCATCAAGAACGGTGGTCTGCTCGGCGGCAAGAAGGGCGTAAACGTGCCAGGCGTGAAGATCAACCTGCCGGGGATTACGGAGAAGGATGCCAACGACATCATCTTCGGGATTCAGCAGGGCGTGGACTTCATCGCGGCTTCCTTCGTGCGTAAAGCCAGCGACGTTATCGAAATCCGTGAGATCCTCGAGCGCCACAACGCGAATCACATTCAGATCATCTCGAAGATCGAGAACCAGGAAGGCGTAGAGAACCTCGACGAGATTCTCGAAGTGTC containing:
- a CDS encoding DNA polymerase III subunit alpha, whose amino-acid sequence is MGDFVHLHVHSEYSLLDGAARIETLVSRAADLGMTSLALTDHGVMYGAIPFYKACRERGIKPIIGCEVYYTSGSLKQKGTRQDQPIYHLILLAKNLQGYQNLMKLVSVAHLEGYHYKPRIDPEHLRKYSEGLICTSACLGSEVSQHLLHGRYDDAKAAAERYRDIFGEDFFLEVQDHGLTEQKKVNQDLIRLGRETGIPLVATNDVHYVYEPDHAMQDILICIGTGKTVEDEDRLRIHSSQLFLKSAEEMGRLFPHIPEAIENTLVIADRCGLELEFGRSILPQFDPIPEGLTAGDYLTQLCRTGLQERYAPLSEWGDEAWRRNVEARLDYELGVIERMGYSDYFLIVWDFIRFAHEEGIVTGPGRGSSAGSLVAYVLKITDVDPIRYNLLFERFLNPERVSMPDIDIDFSDLRRDEVIDYVVRKYGRDRVAQIITFGTMAAKAAVRDVGRALNLPYNDVDKAAKLIPGQLGMTLEAALRSSPELKALADRQPKTAELLEMAMKVEGMPRHASTHAAGVIISREPLTQYVPLQEGTEQTALTQYPMEHLESIGLLKMDFLGLRTLSIIERSLEWIRERTGRTIDWKGVSMEDPLTYEMLGRGDTTGVFQLESPGMRRVLRELRPSGFEDIISVLALYRPGPMEFIPQYIRCKHGQQEVEYPHPVLEGILKDTYGIIVYQEQIMQIASLMAGFSLGEADLLRRAVSKKKREVLDEERAHFVEGSRGQGYTEAEANRVYDMIVRFADYGFPRAHATAYGVLAFQTAYLKAHYPVDFMASMLAAVTGSHHKVAEYSDDCRKMGIAVLGPDVNESGVLFTPVGAHRTADGAASGKMEAPADQEGVRQESASGHGAIRFGLAAIKNVGTNAIESIIKERRSGPYQSLIDFCRRIDLRVCNKRVLESLIQAGALDSLPGHRSQLLAMLEDAVDAAVKWRKDRDDLQLVLDGFVEEVSWEVEYPAVAPYSMTQKLELERELLGLYISGSPLDDYEDVLRRMEPDSLAQLPQYPDGSEVKVAGLVMSSKTIVTKKGQPMAFMELEDRVGKSEVVLFPEVWKRAAPVVQKGRPVLVLAKLQLGDEDFKLLADQVVALDDPQLEQKAAKPAGGGYARGGAGRSTPAAGRPPQAAAAAGRTAAPAGGPPQGARPGSSGAAAAPQRSAAGSSGAAAAPQRPAAGSSGAAAAPQRSAAGSSGAAAAPQRSAAGTAPRQAPAAPASGRTPAAQPAPRPAAPARGQAGPGGSAPAPRTAAVQRVYMRISPKHEEPAVLAELKRLITEHGGPLPVVLYYESSQKTLGLSDQYQVKPSPELFHRIEELLGKDSVRVK
- a CDS encoding phosphatidylglycerophosphatase A, which codes for MTKDPIIECLEKRGVTIDSIAEIVHQLQLPYNPALSKQACVDSVLTVLQKREVQYVLYTGIALDELAEKKLLPQPLQGLMETDASLYGVDETLALGIVHVYGMIGLTSFGYLDKKKIGIIRELNDHSTGIHVFLDDLVAGLAAAASARIAHRHQDELDGQDEGA
- the accD gene encoding acetyl-CoA carboxylase, carboxyltransferase subunit beta gives rise to the protein MQFKDLFQKKRKYATVPSTDRPAQSRVIDGAIDIPEERPRREIPEGLMNKCPKCGTIQYNKELDKNLKVCTSCDYHYKLNAVERIQMTMDEGMFVEYNADLASEDPLGFPDYGKKYAKAVESTGMQDAVITGEGTIGGYPVVVAVMSFDFMGGSLGSVVGEKVAIAVEKAIEKKCPMIIFSTSGGARMQESILSLMQMAKTSAALAKLSEQGGLYVSVITDPTFGGVSASFAMLGDYIIAEPGAAFGFTGRRVIEQTIKQKLPDNFQTSEFNLQHGQVDMVSHRKELRSTLSRLLGMHTIKEEIVHGK
- a CDS encoding acetyl-CoA carboxylase carboxyltransferase subunit alpha, producing MASEMPFEQPLVELRAKIEELRKFSSDKQIDFSDEIARLEQRLQQLESELYAGMSTKHKMQVARHPQRPTTLDYIQHLFTDFMELHGDRLYGDDLAIVGGIARFNGIPVTVVGHQKGKDTKDNIARHFGCPHPEGFRKALRLMKQADKFRRPIITFIDTKGAFPGNAAEERGQGEAIARNLMEMAAMRVPILCVVIGEGGSGGALALGVGNRVFMLENAIYSVISPEGAASILYKDASKSMEAAEAMKITADEILKLGVIDGIIPEPKGGAHRDPAAQAESIKDALWNALQELMAMSEQELIEDRYNKFRNIGRFTTIQEGNPNHA